A stretch of the Thermus thermophilus genome encodes the following:
- a CDS encoding DUF4388 domain-containing protein, translated as MEGDFRLLGPIDLLQLLAQGGKTGAFRVEGGEVYLERGRPVHAAYGGMEGAEALLAVLALREGRFRFFPGEAAPRRTLEGPLEAYLLEAVRRLGEGVEVGPFDLVRPTAAGLEAQATLEPEAFALLQAASGGKSPLDLAAATGLPLGRVLKGLGQLARLRLVEVSPRVPRTARLRVALGGKGAQVDALLLKAWQEHFGRVFRVRVRAGEREVLLFVEGAEGLGVVLSLSPELLLFHGLKAGEEVLVWPEV; from the coding sequence GTGGAGGGCGATTTCCGCCTCTTAGGCCCCATAGACCTCCTCCAGCTCCTCGCCCAAGGGGGAAAGACGGGGGCGTTCCGGGTGGAGGGCGGGGAGGTCTACCTGGAGCGGGGCCGCCCCGTGCACGCCGCCTATGGAGGAATGGAGGGGGCGGAGGCCCTCCTCGCCGTCCTCGCCCTCAGGGAGGGGCGCTTCCGCTTCTTCCCGGGGGAGGCCGCGCCCAGGCGTACCCTGGAGGGCCCGCTGGAGGCCTACCTCCTGGAGGCGGTCCGGCGCCTGGGAGAGGGGGTGGAGGTGGGGCCTTTTGACCTGGTGCGGCCCACGGCGGCGGGCCTCGAGGCCCAGGCCACCCTCGAGCCCGAGGCCTTCGCCCTGCTCCAGGCGGCCTCCGGGGGGAAGAGCCCCTTGGACCTCGCGGCGGCCACGGGGCTTCCCCTGGGCCGGGTGCTCAAGGGGCTTGGGCAGCTCGCCCGCCTGCGGCTCGTGGAGGTTTCCCCCCGGGTGCCCCGCACCGCCAGGCTCCGGGTGGCCTTAGGGGGGAAGGGGGCCCAGGTGGACGCCCTCCTCCTTAAAGCCTGGCAGGAGCACTTCGGCCGGGTCTTCCGGGTCCGTGTCCGGGCCGGGGAGCGGGAGGTCCTCCTCTTCGTGGAGGGCGCCGAAGGCCTCGGGGTGGTGCTCAGCCTCTCCCCGGAGCTCCTCCTCTTCCACGGCCTGAAGGCGGGGGAGGAGGTCCTGGTCTGGCCCGAGGTATAG
- a CDS encoding pseudouridine-5'-phosphate glycosidase gives MREARVALESAVLTHGLPYPLNLEVALALEEAVREEGAIPKTIALVRGEVRVGLSREEMEALAAGGAEKASLWNLPALLAQGKSAGTTVAATVHLAHLHGIPVFATGGIGGVHPEPYDESADLWALARTPILVVSSGPKAILDLRATLERLETLGVSVVGYRTDRLPAFFSPDSPFPVPARVDTPMEAARVYLRARSLGLGGVLLVNPVSQGLPYEQVALWVEEAGRMAAREGVFGKALTPYLLRKLSELSSGETDRVNRRLLLENARLAARVALALAGLE, from the coding sequence ATGCGCGAAGCCCGGGTGGCTTTGGAGTCCGCGGTCCTGACCCACGGCCTGCCGTACCCCTTGAACCTGGAGGTGGCCCTGGCCCTGGAGGAGGCGGTGCGGGAGGAGGGGGCCATCCCCAAGACCATCGCCCTGGTGCGGGGGGAGGTGCGGGTGGGCCTTTCGCGCGAGGAGATGGAGGCCTTGGCGGCGGGCGGGGCGGAGAAGGCGAGCCTTTGGAACCTCCCGGCCCTCCTCGCCCAGGGAAAGAGCGCCGGGACCACGGTGGCGGCCACGGTCCACCTGGCCCACCTCCACGGCATCCCCGTCTTCGCCACCGGGGGGATCGGGGGGGTCCACCCCGAGCCCTACGACGAGAGCGCCGACCTTTGGGCCTTGGCCCGGACCCCTATTCTGGTGGTCTCTAGCGGCCCCAAGGCCATCCTGGACCTCAGGGCCACCCTGGAGCGCCTGGAGACTTTGGGGGTGAGCGTGGTGGGCTACCGGACGGACCGCCTCCCCGCCTTCTTCTCCCCGGACTCCCCCTTCCCCGTCCCCGCCCGGGTGGACACCCCTATGGAGGCGGCCCGGGTCTACCTCCGGGCCCGGTCCTTGGGCCTCGGGGGGGTGCTCCTGGTGAACCCCGTTTCCCAGGGCCTCCCTTACGAGCAGGTGGCCCTTTGGGTGGAGGAGGCGGGCCGGATGGCCGCCCGGGAGGGGGTCTTCGGGAAGGCCCTCACCCCCTACCTCCTGAGGAAGCTCTCGGAGCTCTCCTCGGGGGAGACGGACCGGGTCAACCGGAGGCTCCTCCTGGAGAACGCCCGCCTCGCGGCCCGGGTGGCCCTGGCCCTGGCGGGGCTAGAATAG
- a CDS encoding RodZ domain-containing protein encodes MCELGEKLREARERRGLSLGEAARQLALKAEVLEALEECRFERLPEPALARGYLRRYALLLGLDPGPLLALYPSAPSFPPPAPPRPRRALWPWLLGLALLGGLLYAGLLLWPRAPEKVVELPPPPPPEAPSRHTLRVQSDPPGARVYLDGFYLGQTPLETPPLEGGERVLRLERPGYAPLERRILLDRDLSLSLALAPEKPPPEEAPADKLVLRVEGRSWLRVTRGGERLYEGIPEVGSELAFDLPVEVRSGNPGAVRVILGGKDLGPMGEPGIPVTRRYP; translated from the coding sequence GTGTGCGAGCTCGGCGAGAAGCTGAGGGAGGCGCGGGAGCGTCGGGGGCTTTCCCTGGGGGAGGCGGCGCGGCAGCTCGCCTTGAAGGCGGAGGTCCTCGAGGCCCTGGAGGAGTGCCGCTTTGAGCGGCTTCCCGAGCCGGCCCTGGCCCGGGGGTACCTCCGGCGCTACGCCCTCCTTCTGGGCCTGGACCCGGGGCCCCTCCTCGCCCTCTACCCGAGCGCGCCCTCCTTCCCGCCCCCCGCCCCGCCCCGCCCCCGCCGGGCCCTCTGGCCCTGGCTCCTGGGCCTCGCCCTCCTGGGCGGCCTCCTCTACGCGGGGCTCCTCCTCTGGCCCCGGGCCCCGGAGAAGGTGGTGGAGCTTCCTCCGCCGCCTCCGCCCGAGGCCCCGAGCCGCCATACCCTCCGGGTCCAGAGCGACCCCCCCGGGGCCCGGGTTTACTTGGACGGTTTCTATCTTGGACAGACGCCCCTGGAGACCCCGCCCCTGGAAGGGGGGGAGCGGGTCCTGCGCCTGGAACGCCCCGGGTACGCCCCCTTGGAGCGCAGGATCCTCCTGGACCGGGACCTGAGCCTAAGCCTCGCCCTTGCCCCCGAGAAGCCGCCTCCTGAGGAGGCCCCCGCGGACAAGCTCGTCCTGAGGGTGGAGGGGCGGAGTTGGCTCAGGGTCACCCGGGGCGGGGAGCGCCTCTACGAAGGGATCCCGGAGGTGGGATCGGAGCTCGCCTTTGACCTCCCCGTGGAGGTGCGCTCCGGCAACCCGGGGGCGGTGCGGGTCATCCTCGGGGGGAAGGACCTCGGGCCCATGGGGGAGCCCGGCATCCCCGTCACCCGGCGCTACCCCTGA
- the rimO gene encoding 30S ribosomal protein S12 methylthiotransferase RimO: MAKIGFVSLGCPKALVDSEQILSRLKALGYETSPSYEEAELVIVNTCGFINEAVEESLEAIGEALKENGKVVVTGCLGARPERIRERHPQVLAITGPGEVERVLEAVQEVLPAPRDPFLDLIPPQVKLTPRHYAYVKLSEGCDHRCSFCIIPKLRGRLRSRDAADVLAEAARLVATGTKELLLVAQDLSAYGVDLGHRESLWGDRPVRAELKDLLAHMAELGAWIRLHYVYPYPHVKDLLPLMAEGKVLPYLDVPLQHASERILRLMRRPGGYESHLRTLKAWREVVPELALRSTFIVGFPGETEEDFQILLDFLEEAELDRVGVFAYSPVEGAEANRLPNPVPEEVKEERKARLLELQARVSLRKNRRFVGKTLEVLVDELPEPGLAIGRTYRDAPGIDGVVYVETDGTVRVGERIPVRITRADTYDLHGVQA; encoded by the coding sequence ATGGCGAAGATCGGTTTTGTCAGCTTGGGCTGCCCCAAAGCCTTGGTGGACTCGGAGCAGATCCTTTCCCGGCTCAAGGCCCTGGGGTACGAGACGAGCCCCAGCTACGAGGAGGCGGAGCTCGTCATCGTCAACACCTGCGGCTTCATCAACGAGGCGGTGGAGGAGAGCCTCGAGGCCATCGGCGAGGCCCTCAAGGAGAACGGCAAGGTGGTGGTCACGGGCTGCCTGGGGGCGCGCCCCGAGAGGATCCGGGAGCGCCACCCTCAGGTGCTCGCCATCACGGGCCCGGGGGAGGTGGAAAGGGTTCTGGAGGCGGTGCAGGAGGTGCTCCCGGCCCCGCGGGACCCCTTCTTGGACCTCATCCCTCCCCAGGTCAAGCTCACCCCGAGGCACTACGCCTACGTGAAGCTTTCCGAGGGGTGCGACCACCGCTGTAGCTTCTGCATCATCCCTAAGCTTCGGGGGAGGCTCCGCTCCCGGGACGCCGCCGACGTGCTCGCCGAGGCGGCAAGGCTCGTGGCCACGGGGACGAAGGAGCTCCTCCTCGTGGCCCAGGACCTTTCGGCCTACGGGGTGGACCTGGGGCACCGGGAAAGCCTCTGGGGCGATCGGCCCGTGCGGGCGGAGCTTAAGGACCTCCTCGCCCACATGGCCGAGCTCGGGGCCTGGATCCGCCTCCACTACGTCTACCCCTACCCCCACGTCAAGGACCTCCTTCCCCTCATGGCCGAGGGGAAGGTCCTGCCCTACCTGGACGTTCCCCTCCAGCACGCCTCGGAGCGGATCCTCCGCCTCATGCGCCGCCCCGGGGGGTACGAAAGCCACCTCAGGACCCTCAAGGCCTGGCGGGAGGTGGTCCCCGAGCTCGCCCTCCGCTCCACCTTCATCGTGGGCTTTCCCGGGGAGACGGAGGAGGACTTCCAGATCCTCCTGGACTTCCTGGAGGAGGCGGAGCTGGACCGGGTGGGGGTCTTCGCCTACTCCCCGGTGGAGGGGGCGGAGGCGAACCGCCTCCCTAATCCCGTGCCCGAGGAGGTGAAGGAGGAAAGGAAGGCCAGGCTCTTGGAGCTTCAGGCCCGGGTGAGCCTCAGGAAGAACCGGCGCTTCGTGGGCAAGACCTTGGAGGTCCTGGTGGACGAGCTTCCCGAGCCCGGCCTTGCCATAGGCCGCACCTACCGCGACGCCCCCGGCATAGACGGGGTGGTCTACGTGGAGACGGACGGCACCGTGCGGGTGGGGGAGCGGATCCCCGTGCGCATCACCCGGGCGGACACCTACGACCTCCACGGGGTCCAGGCGTAG
- the trkA gene encoding Trk system potassium transporter TrkA translates to MYIVIAGGGEVGGELARALEKSHDVVVIDRNPQARERFASLDVKVVVGGATDPDTLREAGVDRADLFVASTDSDEINLLASLLAKGLGAKEAFCFVGKGGYVEVLTDPRTAEILGTRIDRVLWPQRAMAREIVEVILVPWAVDTEVLAGGRLRFVEYRVKEGGEYVHRLLSGERWPEGVLLAGVVREGTFLSFAHPEFPELVLEPGDKLLFVATQKAFSELAAYFTEGPGVRRVMVIGGGNVGFMVAQGLLKRRVEVVIVERSPERCQWLSEELPGALVIQGDGTDIELLEAEGMAEADAVVAVTDHDEKNLLASLLAKQMGVRKVITRVSRSETRRLFEQVGIDLALTPRQAAVRQVLDWIGPENVEHITTLDESIEVLEVLVSEGAALKALKDLVRPDAVPVALERDHRIFLYEEGLGLLPGDRLYLVAAREVADEVLAPFFPE, encoded by the coding sequence ATGTACATCGTCATCGCCGGGGGCGGGGAGGTGGGCGGGGAGCTCGCCCGCGCCCTGGAGAAGAGCCACGACGTGGTGGTCATTGACCGCAACCCCCAGGCGCGGGAGCGCTTCGCCTCCTTAGACGTCAAGGTGGTGGTGGGGGGGGCCACGGACCCCGACACCCTGAGGGAAGCCGGGGTGGACCGGGCGGACCTCTTCGTCGCCAGCACCGACTCCGACGAGATCAACCTCCTGGCGAGCCTTCTGGCCAAGGGCCTCGGGGCCAAGGAGGCCTTTTGCTTCGTGGGCAAGGGAGGGTACGTGGAGGTCCTCACCGATCCCCGCACCGCCGAGATCCTCGGGACCCGCATTGACCGGGTCCTCTGGCCCCAGCGGGCCATGGCCCGGGAGATCGTGGAGGTCATCCTGGTCCCCTGGGCGGTGGACACCGAGGTGCTGGCCGGGGGAAGGCTCCGCTTCGTGGAGTACCGGGTGAAGGAGGGGGGGGAGTATGTCCACCGCCTCCTCTCCGGGGAGAGGTGGCCCGAAGGGGTCCTCCTCGCCGGGGTGGTGCGGGAGGGGACCTTCCTGAGCTTCGCCCACCCCGAGTTCCCCGAGCTCGTCTTGGAGCCTGGGGACAAGCTTCTCTTCGTGGCCACCCAGAAGGCCTTTTCCGAGCTCGCCGCCTACTTCACCGAGGGCCCTGGCGTCCGCCGGGTGATGGTCATCGGGGGCGGGAACGTGGGGTTTATGGTGGCCCAGGGGCTCCTTAAGCGCCGGGTGGAGGTGGTCATCGTGGAGCGGAGCCCCGAGCGGTGCCAGTGGCTTTCTGAAGAGCTCCCCGGGGCTTTGGTCATCCAGGGGGACGGGACGGACATTGAGCTTCTGGAGGCCGAAGGGATGGCGGAGGCGGACGCGGTGGTGGCGGTGACGGACCACGACGAGAAGAACCTTCTCGCCTCCCTCCTCGCCAAGCAGATGGGGGTGCGGAAGGTGATCACCCGGGTTTCCCGCTCCGAGACCCGGAGGCTCTTTGAGCAGGTGGGCATTGACCTCGCCCTCACCCCCAGGCAGGCGGCCGTGCGGCAGGTGCTGGACTGGATCGGGCCGGAGAACGTGGAGCACATCACCACCTTGGACGAGAGCATTGAGGTGCTGGAGGTCCTGGTCTCGGAGGGCGCGGCCCTCAAGGCCTTAAAGGACCTGGTCCGGCCCGACGCCGTCCCCGTGGCTCTGGAGCGGGACCACCGGATCTTCCTCTACGAGGAGGGGCTGGGGCTTCTCCCCGGGGACAGGCTCTACCTGGTGGCGGCCCGCGAGGTGGCCGATGAGGTCCTGGCTCCTTTCTTCCCGGAGTAA
- a CDS encoding TrkH family potassium uptake protein yields MRSWLLSSRSKGALEALLYLLGLTFRGFAFVHLGFAVLALALGEEAWGFLGAAALGFALGYLGTLRGRPRAQPQRAEVFAGVALLWLLVPVLGAVPYWVSGGLAFLDALFESMSGYTTTGATVLQDFSLSRSLFLYRGFTQWVGGIGIVVLFLAVFPRLHVAGRQAFFAESTGVEKERLTPRIRQTAQAVLLLYLALTGAAALGYALAGVPLFEAVANALATTPAGGFSPNPQSFAGYPPLAQWLGVAFMFLAGVNFLLQYRLFFRGEVEPLLRDAEFRAYVLVVLAAGLVLSGYLYTHHTYGLEASLRHAFFQVVSILTTTGFASVDFAGWVVPAQAILVLLMFVGGSAGSGAGGIKVVRWLVLFGFLRREITRTLHPQAVLPLRLGGRVLSEEVLRQVSVFIFLYTLLFALGAVALAFLEKDFVVAFTASAQAIGNIGPGLGEVGPMGSYAGLHPLSKAVLILLMWAGRIEILPVALLLTPELWRRLR; encoded by the coding sequence ATGAGGTCCTGGCTCCTTTCTTCCCGGAGTAAGGGGGCCCTGGAGGCCCTCCTCTACCTCCTCGGCCTCACCTTCCGGGGCTTCGCCTTCGTCCACCTGGGCTTCGCCGTCTTGGCCCTGGCCCTGGGGGAGGAGGCCTGGGGCTTCCTGGGGGCGGCGGCCTTGGGGTTTGCCCTGGGGTACCTCGGCACCCTCCGGGGCAGGCCCAGGGCCCAGCCCCAGCGGGCCGAGGTCTTCGCCGGGGTGGCCCTCCTTTGGCTTCTCGTCCCGGTGCTCGGGGCGGTGCCCTACTGGGTCTCGGGGGGGCTTGCCTTCCTGGACGCCCTCTTTGAGTCCATGTCGGGGTACACCACCACCGGGGCCACGGTCCTGCAGGACTTCTCCTTAAGCCGAAGCCTCTTCCTCTACCGGGGCTTCACCCAGTGGGTGGGGGGGATCGGGATCGTGGTGCTTTTCCTCGCGGTCTTTCCCAGGCTCCACGTGGCGGGGCGCCAGGCCTTCTTCGCCGAGAGCACCGGGGTGGAGAAGGAGCGCCTCACCCCGAGGATCCGCCAGACGGCCCAGGCGGTCCTCCTCCTCTACCTGGCCCTCACCGGGGCCGCCGCCTTGGGGTACGCCCTCGCCGGGGTGCCCCTCTTTGAGGCGGTGGCCAACGCCCTGGCCACCACCCCGGCCGGGGGGTTCAGCCCCAACCCCCAGAGCTTCGCCGGTTACCCGCCCCTCGCCCAGTGGCTCGGGGTGGCCTTCATGTTCCTCGCCGGGGTGAACTTCCTCCTGCAGTACCGCCTCTTCTTCCGCGGCGAGGTGGAGCCCCTTCTTCGCGACGCCGAGTTTCGCGCCTACGTCCTCGTGGTCCTGGCCGCGGGCCTTGTGCTTTCCGGCTACCTCTACACCCACCACACCTACGGCCTCGAGGCCAGCCTCCGCCACGCCTTCTTCCAAGTGGTCTCCATCCTCACCACCACGGGCTTCGCCAGTGTGGATTTTGCAGGGTGGGTGGTCCCGGCCCAGGCCATCCTGGTCCTCCTCATGTTCGTGGGGGGAAGCGCGGGCTCGGGGGCAGGGGGGATCAAGGTGGTGCGCTGGCTCGTCCTCTTCGGCTTCCTCCGCCGGGAGATCACCCGCACCCTCCACCCCCAGGCGGTCCTCCCCTTGCGCCTGGGAGGGCGGGTGCTCTCGGAGGAGGTCCTGCGGCAGGTTTCCGTCTTCATCTTCCTCTACACCCTCCTCTTCGCCCTGGGGGCCGTGGCCCTGGCCTTTTTGGAAAAGGACTTCGTCGTGGCCTTCACCGCCAGCGCCCAGGCCATCGGCAACATCGGCCCAGGCCTCGGCGAGGTGGGGCCCATGGGCTCCTACGCTGGGCTCCATCCCCTCTCCAAGGCGGTCCTCATCCTCCTGATGTGGGCGGGGCGGATTGAGATCCTGCCCGTGGCCCTCCTCCTGACCCCGGAGCTTTGGCGCAGGCTCCGCTGA
- the glgP gene encoding alpha-glucan family phosphorylase → MNVLGRITAMPDLPGPLEGLKEIAYNLWWSWNPEAAELFQELDPSLWKRFRGNPVKLLLELDPARLEALSASGYAARVQATRAALRAYLEARRTKRGPLVAYFSAEYGFHSSLPIYAGGLGVLAGDHVKAASDLGLNLVGVGLFYHEGYFHQRLSPEGEQVEVYEPLRPEELPLVPVQDAEGRPVRVAVEFPGRLVHVGGYRVQVGAVPVYLLTTDLPENAPEDRQITARLYAAGLEARIQQELVLGLGGVRFLKALGLAPAFFHMNEGHSAFLGLERLRELVAEGYSFREALELARASALFTTHTPVPAGHDVFPLDLVDRYLGGFWEKLGVDRDTFIGLGLEEKPWGPVFSMSNLALRTAAQANGVSRLHGEVSRNMFRHLWPGLLAEEVPIGHVTNGVHTWTFLHPRLRRHYAEVFGPEWVERPEDPKTWRVEGLGEAFWRIRQDLKLFLVREVRQRLYEQRRRNGEGPARLREAEKALDPEALTIGFARRFATYKRAVLLFKDPERLLRILKGPYPVQFVFAGKAHPKDEAGKAYLKELVSKIREYGLEDRMVVLEDYDMYLARVLTHGSDVWLNTPRRPMEASGTSGMKAALNGALNLSVLDGWWAEAYNGKNGFAIGDERVYESEEAQDVADAQALYDLLESEVIPLFYAKGLEGYSSGWMSMVHESLRTVGPYFSAGRMVRDYLALYERGALWEREARARLEALRAFAEALPAFHTLGVRPEVPGDLTLNGGRLEVGAVLEGEVPEGLRPHLRVQLVVRRLGGGLEVVDLEEVAPGRYRTAFRPARPGSYTYGLRLALLHPVTGRVEWVRWA, encoded by the coding sequence ATGAACGTCCTCGGACGGATCACCGCCATGCCCGACCTCCCCGGGCCCCTGGAGGGGCTTAAGGAGATCGCCTACAACCTCTGGTGGAGCTGGAACCCGGAGGCGGCCGAGCTCTTCCAGGAACTGGACCCCTCCCTTTGGAAGCGGTTCCGCGGGAACCCGGTGAAGCTCCTTCTGGAGCTGGACCCCGCCCGCCTCGAGGCCCTGAGCGCCTCGGGCTACGCCGCCCGGGTCCAGGCCACCCGGGCAGCGCTTAGGGCCTACCTCGAGGCCCGCAGGACGAAGCGGGGCCCCCTGGTGGCCTACTTCTCGGCGGAGTACGGCTTCCACAGCTCCCTGCCCATCTACGCCGGGGGGCTTGGGGTCCTCGCCGGGGACCACGTCAAGGCGGCGAGCGACCTCGGCCTCAACCTCGTGGGGGTGGGGCTCTTCTACCACGAGGGGTATTTCCACCAGCGCCTCTCCCCGGAAGGGGAGCAGGTGGAGGTCTACGAGCCCCTCCGCCCCGAGGAGCTTCCCCTCGTCCCGGTCCAGGACGCCGAGGGGAGGCCCGTGCGGGTGGCCGTGGAGTTCCCGGGCCGCCTGGTCCACGTGGGGGGGTACCGGGTGCAGGTGGGGGCGGTGCCCGTCTACCTGCTCACCACCGACCTCCCGGAGAACGCCCCCGAGGACCGGCAGATCACGGCCCGGCTCTACGCCGCGGGCCTCGAGGCCCGCATCCAGCAGGAGCTCGTCCTGGGCCTCGGGGGGGTGCGGTTCCTCAAGGCCTTGGGCCTCGCCCCCGCCTTCTTCCACATGAACGAGGGGCACTCGGCCTTCCTGGGCCTTGAGCGCCTCCGGGAGCTTGTGGCCGAGGGGTATTCCTTCCGGGAGGCCCTGGAGCTTGCCCGGGCCTCGGCCCTCTTCACCACCCACACCCCCGTGCCCGCCGGGCACGACGTCTTCCCCCTGGACCTCGTGGACCGCTACCTGGGGGGGTTTTGGGAGAAGCTCGGGGTGGACCGGGACACCTTCATCGGGCTCGGCCTGGAGGAGAAGCCCTGGGGGCCCGTCTTCTCCATGTCCAACCTCGCCCTGCGCACGGCGGCCCAGGCCAACGGGGTCTCCCGCCTCCACGGGGAGGTTTCCCGGAACATGTTCCGCCACCTCTGGCCGGGCCTCCTGGCGGAGGAGGTGCCCATCGGCCACGTCACCAACGGGGTGCACACCTGGACCTTCCTCCACCCGAGGCTTCGCCGCCACTACGCCGAGGTCTTCGGGCCCGAGTGGGTGGAGCGTCCCGAGGACCCAAAGACCTGGCGGGTGGAGGGGCTCGGGGAGGCCTTTTGGCGCATCCGGCAGGACCTGAAGCTCTTCTTGGTGCGGGAGGTGCGCCAGCGCCTCTACGAGCAGCGCCGCCGCAACGGGGAGGGGCCCGCCCGCTTGCGGGAGGCGGAGAAGGCCCTGGACCCCGAGGCCCTCACCATCGGGTTCGCCCGCCGCTTCGCCACCTACAAGCGGGCGGTCCTCCTCTTCAAGGACCCCGAGCGGCTTTTGCGCATCCTCAAGGGGCCCTACCCCGTGCAGTTCGTCTTCGCCGGGAAGGCCCACCCCAAGGACGAGGCGGGGAAGGCCTACCTCAAGGAGCTTGTGAGCAAGATCCGGGAGTACGGCCTGGAGGACCGGATGGTGGTCCTCGAGGACTACGACATGTACCTGGCCCGGGTGCTCACCCACGGGTCCGACGTCTGGCTCAACACCCCGAGGCGGCCCATGGAGGCCTCGGGCACGAGCGGCATGAAGGCCGCCCTCAACGGGGCCCTCAACCTGAGCGTCTTGGACGGCTGGTGGGCCGAGGCCTACAACGGCAAAAACGGCTTCGCCATCGGAGACGAGCGCGTCTACGAGAGCGAGGAGGCCCAGGACGTGGCCGACGCCCAGGCCCTCTACGACCTCCTGGAGTCCGAGGTCATTCCCCTCTTCTACGCCAAGGGCCTGGAGGGGTACTCCTCGGGTTGGATGTCCATGGTCCACGAGAGCCTCCGCACCGTGGGGCCCTATTTCAGCGCGGGGCGGATGGTTCGGGACTACCTCGCCCTCTACGAGCGGGGCGCCCTTTGGGAGAGGGAGGCCCGGGCCCGCCTCGAGGCCCTAAGGGCCTTCGCCGAGGCCCTCCCCGCCTTCCACACCCTAGGGGTCAGGCCCGAGGTTCCCGGGGACCTCACCCTGAACGGGGGGCGGCTGGAGGTGGGGGCGGTCCTCGAGGGGGAGGTGCCGGAGGGCCTCCGCCCCCACCTCCGGGTCCAGCTCGTGGTGCGCCGCTTGGGGGGCGGCCTGGAGGTGGTGGACCTGGAGGAGGTGGCCCCGGGGCGGTACCGCACCGCCTTCCGTCCTGCGAGGCCCGGGAGCTACACCTACGGCCTTCGCCTTGCCCTCCTCCACCCCGTGACGGGCCGGGTGGAGTGGGTGCGCTGGGCCTAG
- a CDS encoding ABC transporter substrate-binding protein produces the protein MRKGWVLLLVLALGAAFAQVRSFEEIRRSGEIRIGTEGAFPPFNYFDERNQLTGFEVDLGNAIAGRLGLKPRWIAQSFDTLLIQLNQGRFDFVIASHGITEERAKAVDFTNPHYCTGGVIVSRKGGARAAKDLQGKVVGVQVGTTYMEAAQKIPGIKEVRTYQRDPDALQDLLAGRIDAWITDRFVAKEAIKERKLENTLQVGELVFQERVAMAVAKGNKSLLDALNRALAELMQNGTYARISQKWFGEDVRCR, from the coding sequence ATGCGTAAAGGATGGGTACTTCTTTTGGTCCTGGCCTTGGGCGCGGCCTTTGCCCAGGTGCGGAGCTTTGAGGAGATCAGGCGCTCCGGCGAGATCCGCATCGGCACCGAGGGGGCCTTCCCCCCCTTCAACTACTTTGACGAGCGGAACCAGCTCACCGGGTTTGAGGTGGACCTGGGCAACGCCATCGCCGGGCGGCTCGGCCTGAAGCCGCGCTGGATCGCCCAGTCCTTTGACACCCTGCTCATCCAGCTTAACCAGGGGCGGTTTGACTTCGTCATCGCCTCCCACGGCATCACCGAGGAGCGGGCCAAGGCGGTGGACTTCACCAACCCCCACTACTGCACCGGCGGGGTCATCGTGAGCCGGAAGGGGGGGGCGAGGGCGGCCAAGGACCTCCAGGGCAAGGTGGTGGGGGTCCAGGTGGGCACCACCTACATGGAGGCCGCCCAGAAGATCCCGGGCATCAAGGAGGTGCGCACCTACCAGCGGGATCCCGACGCCCTCCAGGACCTCCTCGCGGGCCGCATAGACGCCTGGATCACCGACCGCTTCGTGGCCAAGGAGGCCATCAAGGAAAGGAAGCTGGAGAACACCCTCCAGGTGGGCGAGCTCGTCTTCCAGGAGCGGGTGGCCATGGCCGTGGCCAAGGGGAACAAGAGCCTCCTGGACGCCTTGAACCGGGCTTTGGCCGAGCTGATGCAGAACGGCACCTACGCCCGCATCAGCCAGAAGTGGTTCGGGGAGGACGTCCGCTGCAGATAA
- a CDS encoding amino acid ABC transporter permease has product MRYLRFFALFLLLVLGYFALFHALSWALERYFLLTGFGPERAASAGRIMAQGAEVTLKLTLLSGAAGLVIGVFAGMARLSPRAWVRLPAAFYIWVIRGTPLLVQILFAYNALPLLLQPLWPGAQQALTPYWAAFIALAFNVGAYNAEVVRAGIQAIPKGQWEAAWSLGLSAADTMRFIILPQALRIVVPPLVNNVVALLKDSSLASVITLLELALSGQRIISATFRPVEVYLAVAAVYLLLTTLLTFFTNLLERRLALPSR; this is encoded by the coding sequence ATGCGGTACCTCCGCTTTTTCGCCCTCTTCCTTCTCCTCGTCCTCGGGTATTTCGCCCTCTTCCACGCCCTCTCCTGGGCTTTGGAGCGCTACTTCCTCCTCACGGGCTTCGGCCCCGAGCGGGCGGCCTCCGCCGGGCGGATCATGGCCCAGGGGGCCGAGGTGACCCTGAAGCTCACCCTCCTCTCGGGGGCGGCGGGGCTCGTCATCGGCGTCTTCGCCGGGATGGCGCGGCTTTCCCCCCGGGCCTGGGTGCGCCTGCCCGCCGCCTTCTACATCTGGGTCATCCGGGGAACGCCCCTTCTCGTCCAGATCCTCTTCGCTTACAACGCCCTTCCCCTCCTCCTCCAGCCCCTCTGGCCGGGGGCGCAGCAGGCCCTCACCCCCTACTGGGCGGCCTTCATCGCCCTCGCCTTCAACGTGGGGGCCTACAACGCCGAGGTGGTCCGCGCCGGCATCCAGGCGATCCCCAAGGGGCAGTGGGAGGCCGCTTGGTCCTTGGGGCTTTCCGCCGCGGACACCATGCGCTTCATTATCCTGCCCCAGGCCCTGAGGATCGTGGTGCCCCCCTTGGTCAACAACGTGGTGGCCCTCCTCAAGGACTCCTCCCTGGCGAGCGTCATCACCCTCTTGGAGCTCGCCCTTTCCGGCCAGCGCATCATCTCCGCCACCTTCCGCCCCGTGGAGGTCTACTTGGCGGTGGCCGCGGTTTACCTCCTCCTCACCACCCTCCTCACCTTCTTCACCAACCTCCTGGAGCGGCGCCTCGCCCTGCCCAGCCGCTAA